TCCCTTAGGAACCTCATACCGGCCGTTCGATCCTTTCTTCCGACTGACAAAAGGACGATCAGTCGCTATTCATCTATTCTGCGCGGGTTCGTTTGGCCGCGTGTCCGGTCGACTTGTGGGGAAGCAAGAGTGCGGCACCACACTACCGCCCCATACTTAGCTATCATATCACAGTGACATGACCGAAAGGAGAGAAAAACCGTGATATATACATGGGGTCAGAGACATGTGGCAGTGATATATACATGGGGTCAGTGACATGTGGCAGTGGTATATACATGGGGTCAGTGACATGTGGCAGTGATCTACACATGGGGTCAGTGACATGTGGCAGTGATCTACACGTGGGGTCAGTGACATGTGGCAGTGATATATACATGGGGTCAGTGACATGTGGCAGTGAAATATACATAGGGTCAGTGACATGTGGCAGTGATATATACATAGGGTCAGTGACATGTGGCAGTGTGCAGAAAGTAGCCTAAAGCGGTTACGGAAGTTATACCCTGCACCACTCACTGCTGCTTACTATTGGATCTCAGGCCTTTGTGAAAGTTGATGGACTGACGGGAAGTCTGAACCTCGTTATGCCTCGTCTtagatgttttttcttttgatgccttaacgccagtcacgtgaccaacaggTACACAGCGCGTGCCCTGTTTCCGCCCTCCGACCGTCTAAAGACCTACTTGTCTGACACCGTAGGGGGACTCGCCTACCCTTGTGTAACACCCGACCTACATTCACCGTCACCCAGCTTCATACCAGCGATAATTCGCGATGAGTCATTGAGAAGGTCCGCGCGGACTGAAAGGCTTGTGGATGAATGCTGTACATACACCTGACTGAGATACTTCGATACTGGGGTCCTAGCTACAGTGTAGGTATCTTAGTGCACTGTCAGCACGCTCTCATGAACGCATGCGATTAGAAGACACCCAGTCTACCCTCCCCACATGCCATTGACCCTCTGTGCTGTGTTCGTCCTCAAACGGGGTTGTTGTCAAGTCGCCTCCAAAGTTATCAAGTTGACTGACATCAACCATTAATTGCTTTGATGTAGGTGTCAGGTTGTAGAATACAGTGACGATCAGCTTAACGACGAGGATCAAGTGTTAACATAGTATGTGGTGATTGGTTTGATGAAGACATTCACAGTTTAACTGTTTTGTATGACGACATGCGGACATATCAACACATCCATACAGCCTAATATATATAAGTACGATAACCTTGTCACCAGTCCCGACAACTCCACAGTAGCTATAGCCGTGCACACCAGCACTGGCGTGGTTTATTTGATAGGAGACTGTGTTCACATAGAGGTCTTGCTTGCTTTGATGGTAGACTGTGTTCACATAGGGGTCTTGCTTGGTTTGATAGGAGACTGTTCACATAGAGGTCTTGCTTGGTTTGATAGGAGATTGTGTTCATGTAGAGGTCTTGCTTGGTTTGTTTGATAGGAGACTGTGTTCACATAGAGGTCTTGCTTCGTTTGTTTGATAGGAGACTGTGTTCATGTAGAGGTCTTGCTTGGTTTGTTTGATAGGAGACTGTGTTCACATAGAGGTCTTGCTTAGTTTGATAGGAGACTGTGTTCACATAGAGGTCTTGCTTCGTTTGTTTGATAGGAGACTGTGTTCACATAGAGGTCTTGCTTGGTTTGTTTGATAGGAGACTGTGTTCACATAGAGGTCTTGCTTCGTTTGTTTGATAGGAGACTGTGTTCACATAGAGGCCTTGCTTGGTTTGTTTGATAGGAGACTGTGTTCACATAGAGGTCTTGCTTGGTTTGTTTGATAGGAGACTGTGTTCACATAGAGGTCTTGCTTCGTTTGTTTGATAGGAGACTGTGTTCACATAGAGGTCTTGCTTGGTTTGTTTGATAGGAGACTGTGTTCACATAGAGGTCTTGCTTCGTTTGTTTGATAGGAGACTGTGTTCACATAGAGGTCTTGCTTGGTTTGTTTGATAGAAGACTGTGTTCACATAGAGGTCTTGCTTGGTTTGATAGGAGACTGTGTTCACATAGAGGTCTTGCTTGGTTTATTTGATAGGAGACTATTCACATAGAGGTCTTGCTTGGTTTGTTTGATAGGAGACTGTGTTCACATAGAGGTTTTGCTTGCTTTGATAGGAGGTTGTGTTCATGTAGAGGTCTTGCTTGGTTTATTTGATAGGAGACTGTGTTCACATAGAGGTCTTGCTTGCTTTGATAGGAGGTTGTGTTCACATAGAGGTCTTGCCACATGTGATAGCCCGAGACAAGATTTGAACGCACTATCATCGGAGCCTCAGTGTCTGGACAACAGCGGGTTTCTGGCTGCGCAACTGCCCCCCTCCCCGCGCTACCGCGAGGATGTGCAGGCCAGCGTGTTGATCATGGCGACCCAATGTGAAACTCCGCTGTTGGGtacaaaatgtcaacaacacGTGATAAGACCCCCACTTTACACCTTCAGACGATCGTCTAACCCACGAAAACCTCCAGTGTTTAGATGGGATTAACAGTGCGATCAGAAAAAAGGCCAGTTTCaagaaaaaacagtttatgaaaatcCAGCTGTAACTATTACATAATGTACCAAAACCTGTTGTACCTATTACACAATTACCAGCACTGCTGTACCTATTGCATAATGTATTAGTACTACTGTAGCTAttacacagggcttctgctaaggctaaattctttgggtcccagggaccccttcttcagatttttaaggggtccctgttcttcgcccaactttggaggggaccccattgacgaaaattgaaggggtcctccgaacttttaatgcgtactgtacgcaattttttgcgtaagcagaagccctgattacaCATGAACCAGGGCTGCTGCATGTATTACATAATGTAAAACACTGCTGTACCTATTACATAATTACTAGCACCTGCTGTACCTATTACATAATGTATCAGTACTAATGTAGGTATTACAAATGTACCAGGACTGTTGTATGTATTACATAATGTTAAAACACTCTGTACCTATTACATAATGTATCAGGACTGCAGTATGTATTACATAATGTACCAATACTAATGTAGGTATTACAGAGGTACCAGGACTGCTGTATGTACTACATGATGTAAAAACATGGCTGTACCTGTTACATAATTACTAGCACCTGCTGTACCTATTACATAATGTATCAGTACTAATGTAGGTATTACACATGTACCAGGACTGCTGTATgtattaaataatgtaaaacactGCTGTACCTATGTACCAGGTCTGCTGTATGTATTATATAATGTATCAATACTAATGTATGTATTACATAATTACTAGCATCTGCTGTGCATATTACATAATATACAAACACTGCTGTAACTATTACTTAATGTACCAATACTAATGTAGCTATTACAAATGTACCAGGACTGCTATGTATTACATAATGTAGCATGATATATAGCTGTACCTATTACATGATGTATTagccgtgtgcggacgttttgccgacggacgtttcaccgccggacgtttcggagccggacgttttgccgaccagacgtttcgccgccggacgtttcggagtcggacgttttgccgaccggcgtttcgccgccggatgtttcgccgcattatgtcagagagagagagagagagcttacttacttctcaaagaatgaaagtaactactagattacacaatacttctttatttcaaacaaattttacacccagacttcacagacagttccctttgattgtcacagattatgcgcaacagctttgagaaaaaacattgatacaatggcgagagaaatgtgtgagctaacggttcacatgaggaaggatagtgaaagagagagttcactgatacattgatacaatggcgagagaaatgtgtgagctaaggggcgtcacacacttgactttggctaaaggtcccgcgtgaaatgccgaaatgaagtgccccgcgccgaaacgtccggcggcgaaacgccggtcggcaaaaggtccgactccgaaacgtctggtggcgaaacgtccggtcggcaaaacgtccggctccgaaacgtccggcggcgaaacgtccgtcggcgaaaagtccgtgtaccgtaTTAGCCCCTGCTGATCCTATTGTATTGTGTTAGCACCTGCTGTACCTATTACATAAATGTATTAGCCCCTGCACCTGCTGTACCTATTACATAATGTATTAGCCCCTGCACCTGCTGTACCTATTACATAATGTATTAGCGCCTGCTGTACCTATTACATGGACACTGCTGTATCTACCACCATTGAATGTTTAACTGAACTGGGAATCGTTTTTTCTAACAAGTATTTTCTAACAAATATACTGCCCCTCTATCAGaataaacacatccacaaaatTCTCTTCCACAGCATTTATTACAGTCAACAAGTACAGTAGTACTTTCTAGATGTGTTTTACAAGCAGCGTGTGATTTCCTTCATTCATGACCATTGAATGGTGCAtagttttttgcattttttggaCATTCATCCAGTTAATACCTTCACTCTGGTTCATTTTAAGCAAATCAGTTAAGACCAAGAATAAAACATTCTGTAAAAATTACAGCTGTTGGGCTTTGTGCTTCTTTGGTAAGTGCTATTTAATGAAGGTAAATCTATGCAAGTTGAAAAAGAGTTTTAACTTAAAAGCTCATCAGCATGGGAAAAATTGCACAATCCCTCATGAAATGATGAGAATAATGAAAACTGCATGGTTTCGTTTCCTTCACAGTAACATCACTACCTTGTGAACTGACCTCGGCATGCCCTTCCGTTAAAATACTTTATCTCCCTCATCTCTGTGAGACTACAGTGCCACACAAGGGAGAACACTATATACAACAGTATGCTGCTTTGATACACTTGTCAAAAATCATATTCCTCCTTATCCTAAGGTTTACAGCAAAACATGATTTCCTGCACAGAACTCCCTAGAGCCAAGGAAAAGTTAAATTGGGGCTCTTTTCCTTGCATTGGGACCACCCATCCACTCGGATTTATACAATTAGTAATGTGAGAAAAGGGACTCCAAAACTCTTACATTTGCACATACTAATGGCAGCTGCGATTAGCAAAACGGGAAGGGGATGGAGCGgaataaaaaacatgattttGTCTAATCTTAAACAAGAAATTTATTGGTAAAGGGGTGTACAAAatgcttcaaatccagcatgACCATAGTGTATAGAGTgtaaaaataagatgaaataaatgtcataaaGATTAGAGACTCTTGGGAGtagtgaactgtaagtggttggTAGGCTAAGTGGAGCGTATATCCCAGCCTCTGATAAATGAAGTATTTGTCTGTTGGGTGGGCAGGAGGATTTTTCCAGATGTGTTCTGTCAAGCTTCGAACTAGTGATCTTTGTCTGCCAAGAGCACCGCGTTACCCCACGCTACaacatgtatatttattatttcaaatgcCACTTGTGAACAAAACACACAGCTACTACAATTACTGCGGTGGCCTGCGTATTAAGAAGAACACGTCTTCCTGTCTAATATGTCAATTGTTTCCTTTACCGgaagaaataatttaatcaCAATATCTGATCTGGTTTATTCCACATCCAAATGGTTCGCATCACACATTTCCTGGCACCGTCTTGACACGAATAGTTGTCttatatttgctttattttttcatcctttccAAATCGGGGAAGCCTAACATCAACAGAAATCGATGCTGTTGAATAAATCTCGACAGAAATCCACGTGATGGCGATGTTCCTGCACCGTGTAGGCCTGCCAGGGCAAACTGCGCGGTAAAAGCCAGGGTAGAGAACCCACTGAATGGCTGCTACACTCCACTATACATGTAAAGGGCCTCTAGCCTCGGCTGAACAGTTACACACTGCAGTGAAGGGCTATAGAGCCGACTGGCCTTCTATAGCACCGACTAGCCTCGACTGAACAGCTACACACTACAGTGAAGGGCTACAGAGTCAACTGAACAGCTACACACTGCAGTGAAGGACTATAGAGCCGACTGAACAGCTACACACTGCAGTGAAGGACTATAGAGCCAACTGAACAGCTACAAACTGCAGGGAAGGGCTGTAGCCGACTGAACAGTTACTGCAGTGAAGGACTATAGAGTCGACTAGCTTAGACTGAACAGCTACACACTGCAGTGAAGGGCTACAGAGCCGACTAGCCTAATCAGCTACACACTGCAGTGAAGGGCTGTAGCCGACTGAACAGCTACACACTGCAGGGAAGGGCTATAGCCGACTGGCTGGCTAGTGCACGGCTGGCTACCTGTGTGCGTGTTGCTCGCCTGCTACGCGGCGCTGGCGGtggtggtgacgtcagcagtggaGCGTTACTAGCGAGGGTGGTTATTATGGGCGGACCTGTCGTTGGCAGCATGCGAGTGAGCGTCACAGTGTTTCATGAGCTGCAGCGTGTGTTTGTATTCATGGAGAGTACTTCTAGAACTCGCTGTGTTCATTGATGATAAATCAAGTGTAGGCAgacgtgtgtgttgtgtacgtTTTAAATTTCTATTTGCGGGACTTGGTTTGACACACTTTTGAAGATGGAAGGCGAAGAGAAACAGAACGGACCAAACGTTGGTCCAAAGATCATTATCATTGGTGCTGGAATTTCAGGGATCGCTGCTGGAAGTAAATTAGCCCAGCAAGGATTCAACAATGTCAAAATTTTTGAGGCATCGGACAGGATAGGGGGTCGAATTTGGAGCGTTCCAACGGGTAAGTCATTCATTGTTCACGGATGGTTTCGTACCTGATAAAGCTAGTCAATCCCAGGACTGAGACACCATTAGTGGCTATTTAACAATAACGTGtaaatgatttaaagaaaacttcaccGGGAAAAGTCTACTTTTAGGGCTGTTTGTACATTTGTGTCATgtacacatttgaaaatgatcCTTAATGTGGGCCGCCAGTGATCAGCATGTGAACTCACGTAGCTCCTGAGGTGAAGGTCGTACAAGGACGGGTTACACACCTAAAAATAGCCACACAAAGTCGCTGGTCTTATTGTCGATAACATTTCCAAGacaattactttttaaaaaaaactcgcTCCCATCAATCGCTGCTCGAAATATTGGTATGGTGACACTTCGTGTTTGCGCCAACGATCATGTTGCGGTAAAATGTTCAAGCAGCTGTCATGACACAGACCGTTGATAGTGAACGGATGGCACTCCCTTTGCCGCACGTCACAATGCACTGGGTGACGTGAGGCAACAAACTGCGTTGTCCAAGCATTTCACACAACCAATGCATACAAAAATGTCACGTGTCCCACacagttttattgttattcaccagagtagaaataatttttgctttttgtttaaaatcagGTTTTAGTAAAACAATGCACATGTTATTAGGGTTAATTGTCTTTAGTCAGAAATCAGTGAATGGTGTATAAATCTTCCCAAACGGAAATCGTCACCAACCGGGACAGCtaacagttttgaaaatatgaaTTTGAGTGTATCATTCATGCATCACTGCTAACACCCTTTCTGTGTTCACTAGTGTGTATatagattttattttgatttaatacGGGGCCAGTGATATACATAGCATCAGCATTGAGCCCTTTGACAACTTTGAGATTGATGAGATTAACCTGCCTTAGTAAATATCTGGTAATCAGTTGGTAGTAAGGTTTGCAGAATGTTTTCTGCTCTGTGTGAGACACTCAGGATGGGTGGGTAGATGGAATGTGTGAGTCACTCTTTATATACCTTTCAAGTTAGTAGTACGAAGAAAGATTCACAACCAGACAGGTCTTTTCACGCAGTTACAACTAGATATACAATGTCCGGTGTTAATTTCTTCATTGATGAAGCAAAATAGGGGAACATTTTAGCGTGTAGTCGccatagacttttttttatttgttcgcaTGAAAATTCTAATTATAAAAAGAGACTATTATAATTTATAGTAATATCAATACTATTTATATTACTGTTCATGTTAAATGTCGCTTATAATGGGTATCCACTTTGTTTTGGTGTTATCTAGATGCTGAAGGGAACAAAGCCGAGATGGGGGCAAACTGGATTCATGGCATTGAGCGCAATCCCATTTATCAGATAGCCGATGAGAACCATTTACTTCAGCTGcgaaacaaagacaaaagctTTCGCagaaaggatgtttacatgagGGAGGATGGTGAGGTCATAAGTGAGCGTCTGGTGAAAGAAGTCGACTTCACCTATGGTATGCTTATCAGTAAATGTGAGGAGTTTTTTGCTTGCAGTGTGCCTACTCCAGAAGAGGATGATTCAGTGGGGGCCTTTCTGGATAGGACATTTGAAGAGAATGTTGAAAACTACAGCAATGGTAACAGGCGTTTACGTGAGCTTATATTCTGGCACCACAAGCTGTTAGAATGTTGTATAAGTGGGTGTGACAACCTTCATGAGGTGTCATTAGCAGAGTTTGGCAGCTATGAGTCACTGCCTGGTATCCACTACACCATACCGCCTGGCTTCGAAGCAGTCCTTGATATATTGAAGCAAAACATCCCAAAAGAGAACATCGTATTTAACGCACCAGTACGCTGTATCAACTGGGACCTTGGCCCAGACTCGGAGTATCCCGTCTGTGTTGAAATGGAGAATGGTGAAAAGCATTATGCGAACCACGTGATAGTCACGGTGTCCTTAGGAGTGCTAAAAGCATCTAGTGATCGCTTCTTCTCTCCCCCACTGCCTGCTGCAAAGCAACAGGCTCTCAAGAAACTTGGCTTTGGTGTGGTGAATAAAGTGTTTCTGGTGTTTGAAGAGCCTATTGTGGATGCAGATGTCTTCCGTCTCAACATGATCTGGGACCCAGACACGGTGGTGGATGCTGATCTGCGTAACTCATGGTACCGCAAGATCTATTCCTTTGAAGTGGTGCATGAACGGATTCTTGTTGGTAAGCTATTTCTCCAGTCCCAAAGGGATTGGCAGTAGATTGTCTTTGCCCATTACTTGTTGTGATTGTACTCACATTGATGCATAATCATCACTATATCACATGTAAAACAAgtgtcataaaaataattttttctatGTGTGATGTACAGGCTGGTTGTCTGGCAAGGAGGCTGTGTTCATGGAATCACTTACTGAGGAACAGATTGCTGCGGACTGTGTGGGGATACTCAAGAAGATGCTAAAACATGACATTCCCGCTCCCATTAGAGTCATCAGGTCAGTCTGTCATTAGCATGATGTGGATCTCATGTTGTGCATGTGTCAAACATAAAATGCCAAAATCACAAATTTGACTGTCCAACACTATTATTGTGATCGACACTAAACACTGCCTTCAACAGATTGTCAGCATTTTTGATTGGATGAAAGtattggaccttcatgtttgcATGAGCCTTTGCTGTGTTTTCTCACCTCTTCTGTTGTGCAGCTGGaatatatataatgtacatgttagtttgaagtgcgaactgttcgGGTCTATTAGCTGGAGTCCACCCCGCCTGCTTCACTTGTTTTGGCAGCGTTTTTCTGTAGTTATTCTGGTTTCCttccatgtttgtgtgtttatttagaAGTTTGGTGAGGTTTTTATGACCAGAAATCTACTATAATAATCACAAGTATATGAAATGGCATACTGTAAAACGGGGTTTGTTCTACATTGTTTCCTATAAAGTCACACTTTCCAAGAACCTAGCAACAACATTAAGTGAGGATTTAGAAAACTTTAAGAACCAACTAATAGCAACTTCCTGTGTCTGAAAATAACAACCATGAGCATAGTAATTAGCATTAGAACTAGCAAATAGGTAAGGATACtataagtttaaaaatgttttacctcACACTCATAGATCACAACACATTTGATACATTTGATGGTAATTTATGAACAGTAGTTTAGTGTCAGGTAGGTGTGTGCATATAAACaggtgtatgtctgtgtatgcaaacattaatttttaatagtgCATGAAGACAAAGTATCTAAAGTCAAAGTACAGGTGAGTCTTGATTTCCACCAAACTGCAGTGCTAATTACCACTGCCAGAAGAGACTGCCAGCTGTAGTCACTAAGCTAAATGTGGTTCTTGCTGTATGTATTTCAGTATTACCTGTACTGTCTGCCACCCCCTgctatgtgcgtgtgtggataAGAACACTGTTGTCATTTCTGCATCAACTGTgaagttttatatttgttctgCTGATGAGAGATTTTACGACAGTGATGATAGTGACTATATGTCACCGTCTTCAGTTGACAGTGAGGATATGTGATGATTTATAGACACTACTCATAAttgaagtaacaaaaattaaaaaaaaaggattaagaATAGTAAAAAATAGGCTGCCTCCAGGACTTCTTTAGATGGCATGTTACGGAAGTATTTTATGCACATGactttgtgtatgtgcgtgcacgtgcatgcatgtgtatattttgtagTTTGCTCAACACCTGCTACATGAATTCATTCACGCTTTCTCTTTAGGTATCATTCAGTCTCACAATGAAatgaagaggagaaagaaatgtgtacacTGTTGCCTATAAATTGTTAGCTGTTTCAAATCTTTCAGCTAGCATCCATTTGCATATTTCTTAGTGTGCAAGGAATACATTAGTAgccagcatttaaaaataaacagatgccacatctTTCTAGATGGGTTCCATTAGCGTTGTTTATAGTGCATATATAACTGGGTTGCTGGTATAAATTTTTGGTAATAATAGCAACTTTGACATGGACTTGAAATGGAAGTTGTTTCACTTGTTTGTTGATAGTCTTTGACAACTCATCTGTTTGATTTAAATTACTTcataaatggaagaaaatatcttttgctccccacccttttaaaaaaatactaacattTATTGGAAaagaagaatatatatatatggagagTGTGGAGTTGATGAGTACTAACATGCAGATTACAATTATCATAGACAGGGGGAAGGGGCAGTGGGAAACAGACCCAGCGAGAtaccgtattttttttttatccagcaTTTTTATTGTTGCATACACATTCTGTaagtaatgattttttttcattggttgTTGGTGAAGTGCAGAGCATCACCACAGAAGgtccatgtgtttgtgttgtagcTACTGGCACATGCATGATAGTGAGTGCTGTATTGATGTGCAGGCTTTTGAACCTAAGCGTAAAACCAGAAAGGTGCATTGTTGAGTTCTGTTCATCTGCTCTGTTTAGACTGGATCAAAGTGCAGTTAGCTGGTGTCATTTATGGCATTTATCTCTATGCTGAACACAATCAAAACAGCATATTTTTTGCTGACTTATAATCTTGCATATTTGGAGCCCACCTACAAACGTCAGCAAGTCAGCTCAAGCTGCAGCAAGCAGATGGGAACCATGCCAATGTCAAAGCTGGTGTTTCATAGGCAGAGGGTGCTGGGTGTTACACATAATACATATGCGGTCAAAACCTGCAGGGTTCTTCCTCTGAGGAGCTTAGATAgaaaaacttcttttctttgagCTTTAAATTACCTGTGTCTGTTGCATTGGTGGCAAGAAGTTTCACAAAGATTGCACTTGCAATACTGCTCATTggatttggattttttttttttttttgtttaagttgTAGGCACAGCAGGAACAATCTTTCTAGAAGAACCATCAAATCACAGAAGGAATCATGACACTTTCCTTCTCCACACAAATTGTTTCATGCAGATATTTGGAAAAGGTAATCTAGTGAATGTTTCTGAACTAGTGGTGCTTTGATGCAATGAAATTTATGAAAAGACTAGACACTTACCCCATGAAAGTGGGCAGTGAATACAGTCCTTTCTCCATTGTAAATATTACAGACAGGTCCTTAGGCAAGATTCTTTAACCCTCTGAGCACTGcttaaaagtataaatattacaaagactggccaATAACTGAAGACTATGAAGATGAAAGTgggtgaagttttttttttattattgctgctctcaggtaaacatcaGACCAAGAAACCttatatttttggaaaggagaaagtttgaactttgcaaaaaaagtaatgaaaattgccttcctGATGATTCTCTGGCAAAGCTTTTATCGTGACCTGTCATGCCCAAAGGGTTAAGTGAGGAGACTGTTTGATAGATGGTATGTTTCACCAATAGCAATACCTGTACTCAGCAGCGGCTtttgggggtggcaaatggggtgGCTGCCCCAGGCCCTGTTCTCAAAGGGCTTcagtcatctttatgacttattgctagctgtgttaagcaagttgtgaccaaaacaTTGacattcagaaaacacttctaagttctaattaagcaaattattgaacccatgtcttcacatTAAACccggcaataataacaagcagtttattaa
This sequence is a window from Pomacea canaliculata isolate SZHN2017 linkage group LG5, ASM307304v1, whole genome shotgun sequence. Protein-coding genes within it:
- the LOC112565292 gene encoding peroxisomal N(1)-acetyl-spermine/spermidine oxidase-like: MEGEEKQNGPNVGPKIIIIGAGISGIAAGSKLAQQGFNNVKIFEASDRIGGRIWSVPTDAEGNKAEMGANWIHGIERNPIYQIADENHLLQLRNKDKSFRRKDVYMREDGEVISERLVKEVDFTYGMLISKCEEFFACSVPTPEEDDSVGAFLDRTFEENVENYSNGNRRLRELIFWHHKLLECCISGCDNLHEVSLAEFGSYESLPGIHYTIPPGFEAVLDILKQNIPKENIVFNAPVRCINWDLGPDSEYPVCVEMENGEKHYANHVIVTVSLGVLKASSDRFFSPPLPAAKQQALKKLGFGVVNKVFLVFEEPIVDADVFRLNMIWDPDTVVDADLRNSWYRKIYSFEVVHERILVGWLSGKEAVFMESLTEEQIAADCVGILKKMLKHDIPAPIRVIRTRWGTNQLTKGSYSFIAVGSTQQDILELSKPLSSKGVSKPSVLFAGEATHPNFYSTTHGALLTGHREAANIIRMYNPDSGVEDNSDQQDSDQQDDVSN